In Falsibacillus pallidus, the genomic window GTTTTTTTAATGAATTCCAGTCGGATTTATGGAATTTTTAGTCAGGGAAATAGTGTGAGTGATATAATAGGAATAGTGATTGATAGTTTTGATAAAGTTATAGGTATCTATAAAGAATCGATAGATATAAAACAGTTATACAAATATAGAAAGTTGCGATACATATGAAAAAACAGCAGGAAAAGCGGCTGGAAGCAGATTTATATGAGCCGATCAGAAAATATTTCGTCAAACAGGGATACGATGTTTATGGAGAAGTGAAGCATTGCGATATTGCAGCCATCAAAGAAGATGAATTGCTCGTGGTCGAATTAAAGCTGAACATGACCGTCGATCTTCTTATCCAAGCAGCTAAGAGGCAAAAGGCAGCGGACCAGGTTTACATTGGTATACCAAAACCAAAATACAGCTTGTTTTCGAAAAAGTGGAAGGACTTGTGCCATTTAATAAGGCGAATGGAACTCGGTTTGATTATCGTCTCTTTCCAGGGAAGCACTCCTAAAGCAGAAGTGAGAATTGAACCGCAGCCATTTGACCGGAAAAAGAGCAGGCAGCAAAATAGGCGGAGACGAAAGCAGATCATCCAGGAAATCCAGGGCAGAAACGGCGATTACAATGTAGGGGGCAGCACCAAAACAAAAATTGTCACTGCCTACAAAGAAAATTGCATTCAAATTGCACACTTCCTGAAGGAAAATGGCCCAATGTCTCCAAAAGGGCTCCGTGATTTAGGAACAGGGGATAAAACCACCTCCATTTTGAGTAAAAATTATGAAGGCTGGTTCGAGCGTGTTCAGCGAGGTGTCTACACACTGACGGAGAAGGGACAACAGGAGCTGGTTCTATATGAAAAAGTTGTACAATATTATGCTGATAGCAACAACAATGGGAGTGAGTAAGAAAAAGGGAGAACTTCTATACAAACATTGACCATTTCTTTCTTGGCCGCTTCACAAGTTCTCCCCCACAATTTGGGCAGACCTGCTCCATTTTTTCAGTACAGTCTGAACAGAATGTACATTCATAAGTGCAAATAAAAAGGCAACACCCTGATCCTGAAGTGGTTGACTGCAGTTTTCGCAATACTTTCTCATTTCAAGTGCCATATTTCACTCCACCTTTCTATTCTCGTATATGAAAATAATAGCACTACAATTGGTGTTGAAAAAACTGTCAGTTTCGATTTTTATCATGAGGACAAAGTGGGGAAGCAAATGATCTATTCTGCTGAATTGAAACGATTGCCTCTTTTTACTACTCTTATACTTTTATGTATTCAAAGTATGCTGATCGATGTGGATATTACAGGATTCATGTTTGATATAGCTGTGGCAATTTTGGCAGCAATTCTGTTATTAATTGATTTTGAGTTGGAAATCACAAATGAAAAAATCATATATCGAGTGAAGTTTCTTCTCGGAATAATATATTGCCGCAGTCTAACTTCCAGTGACATTAAGATTATTAAATGTAAACGTACAGGTTGGGCATCAAAATGTATTTCAATATGTCCACTAAAAGGAACGAAACTTAGGATTATTCGCTTTAAACCAGCGGGGGTTTATGATGCTCTTGTTTCTTTTGCCGAGATAAATAATATTGCAGTTGAAAAGAGTAAAGATTATCAAATTCTCGAGAGATAGCTCAAGTATGAAATTAATTGGAATTATAACTTTTGAAATCAAAGCAGGTGCATCAAATGGAATCTGAACTAATTAAAATCGTTGATGAAAATGGTACCGAATTAGGGGTTGCGACAAGGGAAGAAATTCATCGGCTCGGTCATTGGCATGAAACGTTTCATTGTTGGTTTGTGACGCGAGAAAATCAAGTAGACTACATCCACCTTCAGCTCCGAAGTGAAGATAAGAAAGATTATCCCAACCTGCTGGATATTACAGCGGCGGGGCACCTGCTTGCAGAAGAAACGGTGGAAGACGGACTTCGTGAGGTGAAAGAAGAAGTCGGACTCGAGCTGGCTTTGAGTGAATTGATTCATTTAGGTGTGATATCGTATGAAGTCGAGCGAGAGGACCTGATTGATCGCGAACGAACACATACATACCTTTTCCTTCATGAAGGGCCAATCAATAACTATGAACTTCAAAAAGAGGAAGTAGCAGGGATCGTCAAAATCGAATTTCAAGAGTTCAGTGAGCTTTGGGCGGGAACTAGAGAAAAAGTCTGTATAGAAGGATTTGGCGAGACAAAAGAGGGAGAATTTTTTCAGATAACCGATAGCGTAGGAAAAGAAGCGTTTGTCCCTCATGAAGAGGACTTTTATCAAGAAATTATAAAGAAAATTTCATTTCACTTGGAGCGTACAAAACAATGATTATTATGATCAATGGGGCTTTTGGGGTTGGTAAAACGAGTGTAGCTGAAGAATTAAAGAGCAGAATCGAAGGAAGCATTCTTTTTGATCCAGAAATGGTCGGGTACTTGCTCCGGGAGATGCTGCCTGTGGAAATCAGGCAAAGGGAAGCAAAAACTGGTGACTTTCAGGACTTCATCCTTTGGAAAAATCTCGTGGTGGAAGTGGCTGAAGAATTGATGGACACCTATCATGAAACATTGATTGTTCCAATGACGATTTATAATCAGGAACGATTTGAATACATTTATAACGGGTTCAAAAAAATAGATGCCAAGACATATCATTTTTGTTTAATGGCGGAAAAGGAAACCATTTCTGATCGGCTTTTGAATAGAGGGGAAGAAGAAGGGAATTGGTGTTTCCAGCAGACAGAAAGATGCCTTGATGGTTTCAGGTCAGGCACATTTGATGAGTACATACAAACCGATAAATTGAATATCGTTGAAATAACTGAACATATTCTTAGTCGTCTTGAAATATGAATATAGCTTTCCAAAGTATATCGCTATTAATGAAAAGTGATGTACTTTTTTATTATGAATTTACAATTATGCTTCACCTCCCACCCATTTTTAAAGATATTTTAATAATCTCGGGATAAAATAGGAGCAGGTAAAGAATTTGGAGGCAAAAATGAAAATTCTAATCATTGATGATGAAAAAATGTTAGCTGATGGGATAGCTGATTTATTAAGAGAAGAAAAATATGATGTGGATTCTGCCCATACCGGACTGGATGGTCTAATGCTTGCAGAGCAGAATATCTATGATGCAATTATCCTTGATATTATGCTTCCTGAGATGGATGGCTTTTCGATTGTACAATCTTTGAGAAGACAAGCTATAAAGACGCCTATCTTGCTTTTGACTGCTAAAGACAGTGTCACGGATAGGGTCAAAGGGCTCGATGCAGGAGCAGATGACTATTTAATCAAGCCGTTTGCCGGGCCAGAATTGCTTGCCCGCATTAGAGTTCTCCTCCGCGGAAAAGGAGATTTGGCAGAAGTGGAAATTGGATATGGACCAATTAAGTTAAATGACCATGATGCCTATTTAAATGGAGAAAAATTGAATTTGACGATAAAAGAATTTCGATTGCTTGAATTCTTTATTTTGAATAAGGAGCAGATTCTCCTGCGCGATCAAATCTTTAATCGAATCTGGGGATTCAGCTCAGAGGCAGGGGTGAATGTCGTGGATGTATATGTTCACCACCTTCGGAAAAAACTTGTTCCCTTTCAAATGGATCATTGGATTGTCACAGTACGGGGGATCGGATTCATGCTAAAAGGAGAAGTAAATGTTCCGCAAAACTAAAATCGAATTAGTCTCGCTTTTTACACTTGTATTTTTTATTGTGCTGACCATCTTGGGCTTTAGCTTGTATTTGTTCATGGAAAGAATCTCTTATTCTTCGATTGACGACCGGCTCCGTCATAAAGAGGCTTATCTTGTACAGAACTCAAATGAAATAAAGTCAGAGGAAAGGGAGCGGGAAACGGAGCGCAAGGTCACATACTTGTTCTGGGATGAGAAAGGAAACCTGCTCCAAAGTTATCCGGAAAATGCCTTTTACAGCAGGGAATTGGCGTCGTTAAAGCCAACGAATGATGATAAGAAGGTAAAAACGAAATCCGTTGGTGGTCATACTTACAGGATACTAAAGCATAAAGTATTGAAATTCGAACCGCAAAAAGTTCCTTCATCAGCCACTGTACAACTTGTTTACAATATAGATCCCGAGGAAAAGGTGCTGAAAAAACTTCTCCTTTTGATTGCCTTTGGCAGTGTAATCGGGCTTGCAATTTCGTTTTTTGCCGGCTTATTCCTCGCAAACAAAGCCTTGATTCCCATTCAAAGATCGTGGGAAAAACAAGCGCAGTTTGTCGGGGATGCATCTCATGAACTTCGAACGCCCCTTGCCATTATTCAAACACAGTTAGAAAGGCTCTTCAGACATCCAACGCGCACGATTGAAGAGGAAATAACGAGTATTTATAATGGCCTTTCAGAAGTGAAACGGCTTAGCAAAATGGTTGGGGACTTATTGACGCTGGCTAGATACGATTCCAATGAGCAACAGCTTAATCCAAGCTCATTCTCCATTGATGTGCTGCTTGAAAGTTTAGTGGAGCAGTTTCAGCCGATTGCAGATATGAAAGAAATGGAACTGAAAAAAGTAATAGAGAAAAATATCAATTACTTCGGAGATAAAGAACGACTCCATCAATTATTTGTAATTTTATTGGATAATGCCATTAAATACAGTTACCAAAATGGTCAAATTGTGGTTATGTGTAAAAGGGAAGGCACGTCGCATTTGATGATAAATTTTAAAGACAATGGTAAAGGAATTTCCGAGGATGATCTGCCATATATCTTTGATCGTTTTTATCGTAGTGAAAAAGAGAGAAACAGAGCGACCGGCGGTTCAGGACTTGGATTATCCATCGCTAAATGGATAGTAGAAGCTCACGGAGGACAGATAACGGCAGTATCAAAGCTAAATGAAGGCAGTGAATTTATTATCAAACTTCCATTATCAAATCATCCAAAGGCTAAATGACTCGCAGAAATGCGGGTCTTTTTGATATTTGGATTATTAAGTAATAAGCAGTCATTTTAAATAAGAGTGTATTTTTAAAGAAATTTTAAAAGTAGACCTATATGCTTAGAGTATCAGATAAATGAGTACAAGGAGGATTCAGATGGGGAAAATGGACAAAAAATGGGTCGTTCTCTGCAGCGCCGCAGTAGCTGCCGTGTATGCAGGCGGTTTTTATACAACGGAACAGGACGCTGTCAAAATGGAATCCGCTCATTACGAGTTTTTAAATAAGCAGACAAATGGACAAGTATCCAATCCTAATAAAGAAAAAACAAATTCTCTCAATAGTGAAACGATCAATACTCCGAAACAGCAATACAGAGATGGTACCTATACCGGAATGGGAATGAACAGGCGAGGAGAAATCCAA contains:
- a CDS encoding DUF2161 domain-containing phosphodiesterase, with product MKKQQEKRLEADLYEPIRKYFVKQGYDVYGEVKHCDIAAIKEDELLVVELKLNMTVDLLIQAAKRQKAADQVYIGIPKPKYSLFSKKWKDLCHLIRRMELGLIIVSFQGSTPKAEVRIEPQPFDRKKSRQQNRRRRKQIIQEIQGRNGDYNVGGSTKTKIVTAYKENCIQIAHFLKENGPMSPKGLRDLGTGDKTTSILSKNYEGWFERVQRGVYTLTEKGQQELVLYEKVVQYYADSNNNGSE
- a CDS encoding NUDIX hydrolase — protein: MESELIKIVDENGTELGVATREEIHRLGHWHETFHCWFVTRENQVDYIHLQLRSEDKKDYPNLLDITAAGHLLAEETVEDGLREVKEEVGLELALSELIHLGVISYEVEREDLIDRERTHTYLFLHEGPINNYELQKEEVAGIVKIEFQEFSELWAGTREKVCIEGFGETKEGEFFQITDSVGKEAFVPHEEDFYQEIIKKISFHLERTKQ
- a CDS encoding AAA family ATPase, which produces MIIMINGAFGVGKTSVAEELKSRIEGSILFDPEMVGYLLREMLPVEIRQREAKTGDFQDFILWKNLVVEVAEELMDTYHETLIVPMTIYNQERFEYIYNGFKKIDAKTYHFCLMAEKETISDRLLNRGEEEGNWCFQQTERCLDGFRSGTFDEYIQTDKLNIVEITEHILSRLEI
- a CDS encoding response regulator transcription factor, yielding MKILIIDDEKMLADGIADLLREEKYDVDSAHTGLDGLMLAEQNIYDAIILDIMLPEMDGFSIVQSLRRQAIKTPILLLTAKDSVTDRVKGLDAGADDYLIKPFAGPELLARIRVLLRGKGDLAEVEIGYGPIKLNDHDAYLNGEKLNLTIKEFRLLEFFILNKEQILLRDQIFNRIWGFSSEAGVNVVDVYVHHLRKKLVPFQMDHWIVTVRGIGFMLKGEVNVPQN
- a CDS encoding sensor histidine kinase, with the protein product MFRKTKIELVSLFTLVFFIVLTILGFSLYLFMERISYSSIDDRLRHKEAYLVQNSNEIKSEERERETERKVTYLFWDEKGNLLQSYPENAFYSRELASLKPTNDDKKVKTKSVGGHTYRILKHKVLKFEPQKVPSSATVQLVYNIDPEEKVLKKLLLLIAFGSVIGLAISFFAGLFLANKALIPIQRSWEKQAQFVGDASHELRTPLAIIQTQLERLFRHPTRTIEEEITSIYNGLSEVKRLSKMVGDLLTLARYDSNEQQLNPSSFSIDVLLESLVEQFQPIADMKEMELKKVIEKNINYFGDKERLHQLFVILLDNAIKYSYQNGQIVVMCKREGTSHLMINFKDNGKGISEDDLPYIFDRFYRSEKERNRATGGSGLGLSIAKWIVEAHGGQITAVSKLNEGSEFIIKLPLSNHPKAK
- a CDS encoding FMN-binding protein; protein product: MGKMDKKWVVLCSAAVAAVYAGGFYTTEQDAVKMESAHYEFLNKQTNGQVSNPNKEKTNSLNSETINTPKQQYRDGTYTGMGMNRRGEIQVSVTLKKDKIVDVQISDWGMHYSEEDVVNLPDQVVADQSYNVENVSGATYSTEAFKNAVQDALSQAENS